A single genomic interval of Rhododendron vialii isolate Sample 1 chromosome 3a, ASM3025357v1 harbors:
- the LOC131320902 gene encoding uncharacterized protein LOC131320902 — protein MTDRGRGRDRDRDRDRDRDRDRDRVRDREDRDRDRDRERDRERRRDNKDDRSKRSHTPDRARSRHARSPDRSGRRHHHRTPSPEAPRKRHKRGEDDDVKDPKKAAAVVSEFVDGIVREQKQQQHKDGGGAEEGAAVDADEVEMMKKLGIPVGFDTTKGKQVTGADVSGVRAVTKRQPRQYMNRRGGFNRPLPAETNR, from the coding sequence atgaccgACCGCGGCAGAGGTCGCGACCGCGATAGAGACCGAGACCGGGACAGAGACCGAGACAGGGATAGAGTTAGAGATAGAGAAGacagagatagagatagagatagagagagagatcgagaaagaagaagagataatAAGGACGATCGATCCAAACGCTCCCACACCCCCGACCGGGCCCGCTCCCGCCACGCCCGCTCCCCGGACCGCTCCGGCCggcgccaccaccaccgcactCCCTCGCCGGAAGCGCCGCGGAAGCGCCACAAGCGGGGGGAGGACGATGACGTCAAGGACCCGAAGAAGGCGGCCGCCGTGGTGTCGGAGTTCGTCGATGGAATCGTGAGGGagcagaagcagcagcagcacaaGGACGGCGGTGGCGCCGAAGAAGGGGCGGCGGTGGATGCCGACGAGGTAGAGATGATGAAGAAGCTGGGGATTCCGGTAGGGTTCGACACGACGAAGGGTAAGCAAGTGACGGGGGCGGATGTGAGCGGAGTGAGAGCCGTGACGAAGCGGCAGCCCAGGCAGTATATGAACCGGCGGGGCGGATTCAATCGCCCTTTGCCTGCTGAAACCAACCGTTGA
- the LOC131320903 gene encoding ribulose bisphosphate carboxylase small subunit, chloroplastic 3-like has product MSAAISSVPRYVGLKPRPSTPFPAKESVAWAKKTVSKGSRIRCMKTWNPIDNKKFETLSYLPPLSEESIAKEVDYMIKKEWIPCLEFDAVGYVYRENSRMPGYYDGRYWTLWKLPMFGCNDSSQVLNEIQECKKAYPNAYIRCLAFDNKRQVQCMAFVIQKPAATATAT; this is encoded by the exons ATGTCTGCTGCAATCTCCTCTGTTCCAAGGTATGTTGGTTTGAAACCCAGGCCATCAACGCCTTTTCCAGCTAAGGAATCAGTTGCGTGGGCCAAGAAAACTGTCTCAAAGGGTTCCAGAATTCGTTGCATGAAG ACGTGGAATCCGATTGATAACAAGAAGTTTGAGACACTCTCCTACCTTCCTCCTCTCTCGGAAGAATCGATTGCAAAGGAGGTTGATTATATGATAAAGAAGGAATGGATCCCCTGCCTTGAATTTGATGCA GTGGGATATGTGTATAGGGAAAACAGCAGAATGCCAGGCTACTATGACGGGAGGTACTGGACACTTTGGAAACTGCCAATGTTTGGGTGCAACGACTCTTCACAAGTGCTCAATGAAATCCAGGAGTGTAAAAAGGCATACCCAAATGCTTATATCCGCTGTTTGGCATTCGACAACAAGCGCCAGGTTCAGTGCATGGCTTTTGTCATTCAAAAACctgccgccaccgccaccgccacgtAG